One Pseudomonas sp. AN-1 genomic region harbors:
- the argS gene encoding arginine--tRNA ligase translates to MKDSIRHLIQQALTRLTAEGVLPEGLTPAIQVENTRDKTHGDFASNIAMMLAKPAGMKPRDLAEKLIAALPVDAAISKVEIAGPGFLNFFQNSAALAERLEAALADAQLGVRKSGAAQRVVVDLSSPNLAKEMHVGHLRSTIIGDAVARVLEFLGDTVIRQNHVGDWGTQFGMLLAYLEENPAAAESELADLEQFYRAAKKRFDDSAEFADRARALVVRLQAGDAECLRLWQRFNDVSLSHCQAVYDRLGVKLSPADVRGESAYNADLPTIVAELQAKGLLTESDGAQCVFMDEFRNAEGNPLPVIVQKAGGGYLYATTDLAAMRYRSQTIKADRALYFVDQRQALHFQMVFEVARRAGFVHEGMDLEHMGFGTMNGADGRPFKTRDGGTVKLIDLLDEAEQRAYALVKAKNPELDEAELRGIAQAVGIGAVKYADLSKHRTSDYSFNFELMLSFEGNTAPYLLYAYTRVASIFRKLGKGIDEIGGQIDLQAEQEQALAAKLAQFGEVLNSVGAKGVPHVLCSYLYELAGLFSSFYENSPILAAEDPAVQQSRLRLAALTGRTLKQGLELLGLTTLERM, encoded by the coding sequence ATGAAAGACAGCATTCGCCACCTGATCCAGCAAGCCCTGACCCGCCTGACCGCCGAAGGCGTGCTGCCGGAGGGACTGACCCCGGCGATCCAGGTGGAGAACACCCGGGACAAGACCCACGGCGACTTCGCCAGCAACATCGCCATGATGCTGGCCAAGCCGGCCGGGATGAAACCGCGCGACCTGGCCGAGAAGCTGATCGCCGCGCTGCCGGTCGATGCCGCCATCAGCAAGGTGGAGATCGCCGGCCCCGGCTTCCTCAACTTCTTCCAGAACAGCGCCGCCCTGGCCGAGCGCCTGGAGGCCGCGCTGGCCGACGCGCAGCTCGGCGTGCGCAAGAGCGGCGCCGCCCAGCGCGTGGTGGTCGACCTGTCCTCGCCGAACCTGGCCAAGGAGATGCACGTCGGCCACCTGCGCTCGACCATCATCGGCGACGCCGTGGCCCGCGTGCTGGAGTTCCTCGGCGATACCGTGATCCGCCAGAACCACGTCGGCGACTGGGGCACCCAGTTCGGCATGCTGCTGGCCTACCTCGAGGAGAACCCGGCCGCCGCCGAGAGCGAGCTGGCCGACCTCGAACAGTTCTACCGCGCGGCGAAGAAGCGCTTCGACGACAGCGCCGAGTTCGCCGACCGCGCCCGCGCCCTGGTGGTCAGGCTGCAGGCCGGCGATGCCGAGTGCCTGCGCCTGTGGCAGCGTTTCAACGACGTCTCCCTGTCCCACTGCCAGGCGGTCTACGACCGCCTCGGCGTCAAGCTGAGCCCCGCCGACGTGCGCGGCGAGAGCGCCTACAACGCCGACCTGCCGACCATCGTCGCCGAGCTGCAGGCCAAGGGCCTGCTGACCGAGAGCGACGGCGCGCAGTGCGTGTTCATGGACGAGTTCAGGAACGCCGAGGGCAACCCGCTGCCGGTGATCGTGCAGAAGGCCGGCGGCGGCTACCTGTACGCCACCACCGACCTGGCCGCCATGCGCTACCGCAGCCAGACCATCAAGGCCGACCGCGCCCTGTACTTCGTCGACCAGCGCCAGGCCCTGCACTTCCAGATGGTCTTCGAGGTCGCGCGCCGCGCCGGCTTCGTCCACGAAGGCATGGACCTCGAGCACATGGGCTTCGGCACCATGAACGGCGCCGACGGCCGCCCGTTCAAGACCCGCGACGGCGGCACCGTCAAGCTGATCGACCTGCTCGACGAGGCCGAGCAGCGCGCCTACGCCCTGGTCAAGGCCAAGAACCCCGAGCTGGACGAGGCCGAGCTGCGAGGAATCGCCCAGGCCGTCGGCATCGGCGCGGTCAAGTACGCCGACCTGTCCAAGCACCGCACCAGCGACTACAGCTTCAACTTCGAGCTGATGCTCAGTTTCGAGGGCAACACCGCGCCCTACCTGCTGTACGCCTACACCCGCGTCGCCAGCATCTTCCGCAAGCTGGGCAAGGGCATCGACGAGATCGGCGGGCAGATCGACCTGCAGGCCGAGCAGGAGCAGGCGCTGGCTGCCAAGCTGGCGCAGTTCGGCGAGGTGCTCAACAGCGTCGGAGCCAAGGGTGTGCCGCACGTCCTGTGCAGCTACCTGTACGAACTGGCCGGGCTGTTCTCCAGCTTCTACGAGAACAGCCCGATCCTCGCCGCCGAGGACCCGGCGGTGCAGCAGAGCCGCCTGCGCCTGGCCGCGCTGACCGGCCGCACCCTCAAGCAGGGCCTCGAGCTGCTCGGCCTGACCACCCTGGAGCGCATGTAA
- a CDS encoding primosomal protein N', with amino-acid sequence MTLPILRLALPSPLRRLFDYRAPTDCDPTLLVPGVRLRVPFGRRELVGVLVEKVAHSEVPEERLRAAVALLDRRPVLPPALLELCRWTASYYQHSLGDTFSWALPNLLRQGESAERGEERIWQAAAGARLDDPRLTRAPRQRQALATLAQHPHGINQSLLEQFGLSRDSLKLLHDKGLVEVIRRRPSIPEHHGAWLLQPELALNAEQRSAFEAVRAGAGRFHPCLLAGVTGSGKTEVYLQLIRETLEAGKQALVLIPEINLGPQTLERFARRFNARIALLHSGLTDRERLEAWQAAREGHAQIVIGTRSALFTPLRSPGLIIVDEEHDASYKQQEGLRYHARDLAVMRARLERVPLLLGSATPSLESLHNAEQGRYALLRLNQRAGGARQPRFERLDVRSRPLDSGLSPPLQRLIGETLAAGQQVLVFLNRRGFAPTLLCHDCGWMAKCPRCDARLTVHQRSGELRCHHCDHRQRPPAACPQCQHVDLRPVGVGTERSEERLRILFPDYPILRVDRDSTARKGAMEQLFATIVRGEPCILVGTQMLAKGHHFPRVTLVAILDADGGLFSADFRASERMAQLIVQVAGRAGRAEAPGRVLIQTHLADHPLLVQLTEQGYFAFAAQALSERRAAGLPPFSHLALLRADAHQMAQAEAFLDQAANLAEQRLADSGETAVQVLGPVPAPMERRAGRHRAQLLLQAPGRAALHRLLGPWLLDLESLPGNRQVRWSLDVDPIDLF; translated from the coding sequence GTGACCCTGCCCATCCTGCGCCTCGCCCTGCCCTCGCCGCTGCGCCGCCTGTTCGACTACCGCGCGCCCACCGATTGCGACCCGACCCTGCTCGTGCCCGGCGTACGCCTGCGCGTGCCGTTCGGCCGCCGCGAGCTGGTCGGCGTACTGGTGGAGAAAGTCGCCCACAGCGAGGTACCCGAGGAACGCCTGCGCGCAGCCGTCGCCCTGCTCGACCGCCGCCCGGTGCTGCCGCCGGCGCTGCTCGAGCTGTGCCGCTGGACCGCCAGCTACTACCAGCACAGCCTCGGCGACACCTTCAGCTGGGCGCTGCCCAACCTGCTGCGCCAGGGCGAATCGGCCGAGCGCGGCGAGGAACGCATCTGGCAGGCCGCGGCCGGCGCCCGTCTCGACGACCCGCGCCTGACCCGCGCGCCGCGCCAGCGTCAGGCGCTGGCCACCCTGGCCCAGCACCCGCACGGCATCAACCAGAGCCTGCTGGAGCAGTTCGGGCTGTCGCGCGACAGCCTCAAGCTGCTGCACGACAAGGGCCTGGTCGAGGTGATCCGCCGCCGCCCGAGCATTCCCGAGCACCACGGCGCCTGGCTGCTGCAGCCGGAGCTGGCGCTCAACGCCGAGCAGCGCAGCGCCTTCGAGGCGGTGCGCGCAGGCGCAGGACGCTTCCACCCCTGCCTGCTGGCCGGGGTCACCGGCAGCGGCAAGACCGAGGTCTACCTGCAGCTGATCCGCGAGACGCTGGAGGCCGGCAAGCAGGCGCTGGTGCTGATCCCGGAGATCAACCTCGGCCCGCAGACCCTCGAGCGCTTCGCCCGCCGCTTCAACGCGCGGATCGCCCTGCTGCACTCGGGACTGACCGACCGTGAGCGCCTGGAAGCCTGGCAGGCTGCCCGCGAGGGCCACGCGCAGATCGTCATCGGCACCCGCTCGGCGCTGTTCACCCCGCTCAGGTCGCCGGGGCTGATCATCGTCGACGAGGAGCACGACGCCTCCTATAAACAGCAGGAAGGTCTGCGCTACCACGCCCGCGACCTGGCAGTGATGCGCGCGCGCCTGGAGCGGGTGCCGCTGCTGCTCGGCTCGGCCACGCCGTCGCTGGAAAGCCTGCACAACGCCGAGCAGGGCCGCTACGCCCTGCTGCGCCTGAACCAGCGCGCCGGCGGCGCCCGCCAGCCGCGCTTCGAGCGCCTCGACGTGCGCAGCCGGCCGCTGGACAGCGGCCTCTCGCCGCCGCTGCAGCGGCTGATCGGCGAGACCCTGGCCGCCGGCCAGCAGGTGCTGGTGTTCCTCAACCGCCGCGGCTTCGCCCCCACCCTGCTGTGCCACGACTGCGGCTGGATGGCCAAGTGCCCGCGCTGCGACGCGCGCCTGACCGTCCACCAGCGCTCCGGCGAGCTGCGCTGCCACCACTGCGACCACCGCCAGCGCCCGCCGGCTGCCTGCCCGCAGTGCCAGCACGTCGACCTGCGCCCGGTCGGCGTCGGCACCGAACGCAGCGAGGAACGTCTGCGCATCCTGTTCCCCGACTACCCGATCCTGCGCGTCGACCGCGACAGCACCGCGCGCAAGGGCGCCATGGAGCAGCTGTTCGCCACCATCGTCCGCGGCGAGCCGTGCATCCTGGTCGGCACCCAGATGCTCGCCAAGGGCCACCACTTCCCGCGGGTCACCCTGGTCGCCATCCTCGATGCCGACGGCGGGCTGTTCAGCGCCGACTTTCGCGCCAGCGAGCGCATGGCCCAGCTGATCGTCCAGGTCGCCGGCCGCGCCGGGCGCGCCGAGGCGCCGGGACGGGTGCTGATCCAGACCCACCTGGCCGACCACCCGCTGCTGGTGCAGCTCACCGAGCAGGGCTACTTCGCCTTCGCCGCCCAGGCGCTCAGCGAACGCCGCGCCGCCGGCCTGCCGCCGTTCAGCCACCTGGCCCTGCTGCGCGCCGACGCCCACCAGATGGCGCAGGCCGAGGCCTTCCTCGACCAGGCCGCCAATCTGGCCGAGCAGCGCCTGGCGGACAGCGGCGAGACCGCCGTGCAGGTGCTCGGCCCGGTGCCGGCGCCGATGGAGCGCCGCGCCGGCCGCCACCGCGCCCAGCTGCTGCTGCAGGCCCCCGGCCGCGCCGCCCTGCACCGCCTGCTCGGCCCCTGGCTGCTCGACCTTGAGAGCCTGCCGGGCAACCGCCAGGTACGCTGGTCGCTGGACGTCGATCCGATCGACCTGTTCTGA
- the rpmE gene encoding 50S ribosomal protein L31, protein MKPEIHPAYEEVTATCSCGNVVKTRSTLCKDLSLDVCSECHPFYTGKQKVLDTGGRIDRFKQRFAGFGSTKK, encoded by the coding sequence ATGAAACCGGAAATCCATCCCGCGTACGAAGAAGTCACCGCGACCTGCAGCTGCGGCAACGTGGTCAAGACCCGTTCCACCCTGTGCAAGGACCTGAGCCTCGACGTCTGCTCCGAGTGCCACCCGTTCTACACCGGCAAGCAGAAGGTGCTGGACACCGGCGGCCGCATCGACCGCTTCAAGCAGCGTTTCGCCGGCTTCGGTTCCACCAAGAAGTAA
- a CDS encoding thermonuclease family protein, whose product MRSGARQAFPAATKKASLWGAFFVCAAFVLAPPGARADGCRAPGPLREASVVRVVDGDTLRLGDGRSVRLIGLNAPERGRDGRPPEPFAEAATRHLERLVAASGGQVALVSGVQGRDRYGRLLAHAFGRDGRNWEAQQLAAGLGFAVALAPNTALAQCQFAAEAGARAGGRGVWRRSPLIEAAQLRRAGFALVRGRVERIERNRGGVWLELEGDLVLQVAPSVLAQFDERALWKLRGQMVEARGWVIERRRRGSSGQGQARWLLPLTHPAMLERR is encoded by the coding sequence ATGCGCAGCGGGGCTCGCCAGGCGTTTCCCGCAGCCACCAAAAAGGCGTCCCTCTGGGGCGCCTTTTTTGTTTGTGCCGCTTTTGTCCTGGCGCCGCCCGGCGCCCGGGCCGATGGCTGCCGGGCGCCGGGGCCGCTGCGCGAGGCGTCGGTGGTGCGGGTGGTGGACGGCGATACCCTGCGCCTGGGCGATGGCCGCAGCGTGCGCCTGATCGGCCTCAACGCACCGGAGCGGGGCCGCGATGGCCGCCCACCCGAGCCGTTCGCCGAGGCGGCGACCCGTCATCTCGAGCGTCTGGTCGCCGCCAGCGGTGGGCAGGTTGCCTTGGTCTCCGGCGTGCAGGGGCGCGATCGCTACGGCCGTCTCCTGGCGCATGCCTTCGGTCGTGACGGGCGCAACTGGGAGGCACAGCAGCTCGCCGCCGGTCTCGGCTTCGCCGTGGCGCTGGCGCCGAACACCGCGCTGGCGCAGTGCCAGTTCGCCGCCGAGGCGGGAGCCCGTGCGGGCGGCCGGGGAGTGTGGCGGCGCAGTCCGCTGATCGAGGCGGCGCAGCTGCGCCGCGCCGGCTTTGCCCTGGTGCGCGGGCGGGTGGAGCGGATCGAGCGCAACCGCGGCGGAGTCTGGCTGGAGCTGGAGGGCGACCTGGTGCTGCAGGTTGCCCCGAGCGTGCTGGCGCAGTTCGACGAGCGTGCCCTGTGGAAGCTGCGGGGACAGATGGTCGAGGCGCGTGGCTGGGTGATCGAGCGCCGCCGGCGCGGCTCATCCGGGCAGGGGCAGGCGCGCTGGCTGTTGCCGCTCACCCATCCGGCGATGCTCGAGCGGCGCTGA